The Manis javanica isolate MJ-LG chromosome 13, MJ_LKY, whole genome shotgun sequence region GCACCCTCTGACCCTGGGTGGTGTCTCCTGCAGAGCTGCGGCCTACAGCAAACTGGGAAACTATGCGGGGGCCGTGCAGGACTGTGAGCGGGCCATCTGCATAGACCCGTCCTACAGCAAAGCCTACGGCAGGATGGGGTGAGTGCTGGCTGGCAGGCACCGTTGGGGCTGGGGAGCCTGTCCAGTCTCTGTGCCCGCACGACACCCTTCCCTGCATCCAGCGCATTCCTTCCACACGAGCCAACTCCCCATGGCCACCAGGATGCCTGGTAGTTGAGTTCTGTCCTGGGGCTATGCGGAGACACGGCGTCACACCCCCAGGGTCAGGACTTAGCCCCATGGCACCACCCCCACATCAGCCACCAGTGGCGGGTCCGGGCCTCCCGTATTTCTGACCCATGGCTGTCAGGGATCCCACACCCGACTCCTCAAGTTTGAGCATTTGGCAGAGCAGCTCCTAGTTCATAGGAAAACACTGCTTAATTGTAGGGGGTACAGAAGAGGAGGTCTGCAGAGTCCCCCGCAGACATTGGGGTGTGCCCCCTCCTGGCATGTGTCTGCGCTCACCAATGACGATGGCACCAGATCTCACCGCTGAAGAGTTCATGACCCGGGCCCCGCCTGCTCCCTCTGACCTCAGGAGTGTGCCTCCTGAGGCACTCAGTGTGCCCGCAGGGCTCACTAACAGTCCCAAAGGACACGCCTGCGACCCTGGGAATCCCAGGCTTCTGAGCTCCGAGCCAGGCCCAGACGCGGGGCCAGGAGGGCCAGCTGCAGCAGCTTGGGGTCGCGTGCCCCGCATCCCCCCTGAGGCCCCCTTCTCCCCACAGCCTGGCGCTCTCCAGCCTAAACAGGCACGCCGAGGCGGTGGCCCACTATAAGAAGGCCCTGGAGCTGGACCCCAGCAACGAGACCTACAAGTCCAACCTGCAGATAGCGGAGCTGAAGCTGAGGGAGATGCCGAGCCCTGTGAGGTGCCGGGCGGGGGGCTGGGGGCCTAGCTCTCAGCACCGGGGCCGGCCGTCTGTCCTGTTTTCAGATGCCGCTAAACAGCTTCTCGTCCCCACAGACGGGAGGCGTCGGCAGCTTAGACATCGCAGGTCTGCTGAACAACCCGGGCTTCATGAGCATGGTAACTGCCTGGCCCCCGCGTCAGCCCCCAGCCTTGTCCCCAATCTGCGTGCCGTGCCTGCCACAGGCCAGGGTCTGCCCCGGACGCTGCTGACACCAGGGCCATTCTTGGTCCGGGGgcttcagcagcatccctggtccCACCCCCTTGATGTTAGGAGTCCCCTCCAGTCGGGATAACCTTAGATGCCCCAAGTGAGACCCCTGACACACACACCTAGGACTGAGCACCAGGAATAGTCCTGCCCAAGGACCTGGAAGACCcgggcccctccccacccagttTCTTCCTTGCACCATTCAGTTAGACCCCACAGAGCCCTGGCTGTCCCAGGCTGGCAGAGCCACCTTCCCGTGTCAGACTAGACTCCTCCTGTACAGGGATGTCCTTAGAGAGCAGGCCCCAGCTGTGACCCGTGGGGGCAAGTCCCCGTGCATTCCCAGTGGTCTCGCTTGGCGTCAGGCTTCCCTGCTGGCTTGCAGGGTCTCAGGCCATCAGGAAGAGAGAAACCCAGAATCCCCTAGCTGTCAGAGCGTGTCCTCGCCACAGCAGGGAGTGTCCAGCCTACGTGGGCAGAGGTGGCTGCCACCGTGGGCCTGGGCTGCAGCGAGAGGGGTGGTCTCCATCGCTATGCGGGGGTGAGGGAGCCCTCCAGAGGCACCCCCGGAGTGAGGCTCCGACCTGGTGGCTGCCGCTCTGCCACACCCCCATGGTCGGCCCACCACCGGTGTCTGTAGTCCTGGCACGCAGCCACACCTGTGCAGTTGCAACGGTGGAGCTGGCGGTTGGTGCAGAACCCGTGGCCAAAATCTTAGGTCTTGGCCTTTCACAGAACGTTAGCCAGCACCCTGAGCCACGGCCCCTGAGGTTTCCTGCTCGTCCGCTCCTTGGAATAGGCCATAAGGAGTGAATCCACAGAGGAAGCCAGTGCACGGGAGGCCCAGGGCGATGCCGTCCACAGGCAGAGCGGGACTCCTCATCTCCGTGGCTGCAGCGAGGAATCTGGATGCGTCCCCACAGGGAAACCTTAGCAGCCAGTGAGACGATGAGGTTCCCTGGCATCTCTTAAAATGAGAGTCCAAAACAGGGTTAAAGTGGAGGACATGAGGGCCAGCGTGAGTGGAGGGAGGCGTGAAGCGTGGGGAGAGGCAGGCCGCCGCCCTGGGATGAGCACGTGTGGCACGCTGGCGGGAGCCCCCAGGCTTCCAGTGCAACACGTCCGCTGGGAAGTGTCTGGAAGCTCTCATCTCATGCTGACAGCCTGTCTTCCCTTCAGGCATCAAACCTGATGAACAACCCCCAGGTTCAGCAGCTGTAAGTGACCCTCACCCCCCCATGGGCCCTCTTGGGGTAAAATGCTTTTTTACTGTGGAACACGTGTAACGTAGAACTTACCACTTTAACTGCGTTAACGTTTACTGCTTGGCGGCACTAAGTACATTTACAACGTGCAGCCGACACCATCACCAGGACATGCCTTCGCCCCAGAGAACCCCCTCCCTGTTACAGtcacccccagcccctgagggCCACCGATGCGCTTTCTGTCTGCGGTCCACCTGTTGTGGGCGTCTCATGTAAATGGGGTCACACGCAGTGGCTGGCCTCTCTCCCTGAGCACTGAGAGGCCCTGCTGAGTCCATTCGTGTTGTTCGGGGTACGCGCCCAGGAGCCGTGCAGTAATTCTGCGTCTGCCTTACTGAGGAACCAGCAGGCGTTGGTGGTTACATCTGAAAGCATAGTTTCTCAACCACAGCGTGGCTGCCTTCGGGGCTGGGTCGTTCTTGGGGGCGCTGCGGGGGGCGGTGAGCAGCCTCCTTGGCCCCCCGGCCACTCGATGCCAGGAGCCACCCATCTGTGACAACCACAGATGACCCCAGACACGGCCCAGTGTCCCcttgggcaggattgccattggTTGATGATGTCCTGGGAAAGCTGATGAAATTCACAGGGGctgctggagagggtgggtgaggGCAGTCAGCCCCAGACCCGCCAGGGGCAGCAGAGACCTCCCCTAGCTGGCGCATCAGCTGCCCTCCCCTTGCAGCATGTCCGGGATGGTCTCAGGCGGCCACAACCCCTTGGGGACTCCCGGCACCAGCCCCTCGCAGAACGACCTGGCCAGTCTCATCCAGGCGTGAGTAGAGCGCTTAGCGGGAGGGAAACGCAGACGCCGCATGCCGGGCACTCTGGGACCCACGTCCTCGGTGCGTGGCTGCACACGCGCCGGGGGTGCAGGGGCGGCCAATGCCCGGGAGGCAGGGGCGTCCAGCCCCAGCCTGAGCTGGGCGCCACCCGCAGGGGCCAGCAGTTTGCCCAGCAGATGCAACAGCAGAATCCTGAGCTGATAGAGCAGCTGCGGAGCCAGATCCGGAGCCGCACCCCCAGCGCCAGCAACGACGACCAGCAGGAGTGACAGCCCGTGAGTCCCCTCGCCCGGGGCTGGGTGCCCGATGCGCCCACCCTGGGTCCTCCGGGTCGGGAGCGTTCTCAGGCCCCTATCCAGGTGTTTGAACCCGAATCCTGCCCCTCCCCGTCCCAGGCTGCGGAAGGCCTTGCCCCCAGGTGGGCCGGGCACAGATGCGGCTCCGCAGAAGGGCTGGTGCGCATGCGCGCAGCGGGTGTCCGGGCGGCCGCGGCCCTCCCCTCGTGCCCAGCTGTTCTGGGGCCTGTGGCCCTTTACTGTACTGTTCTGAACAGGTGTTGTCTGTACAGCTGCTTAAAGGTGCTCTCGGGGGTCCCGGAGGTCAGCCAGGGCGGTTAACCGTGCCAGGGCCCTGCGACCTCCGCCCCGTCTGTCCAGTGACTGTGCCCCGGGCACAGCAGGCAGCCTTCCTGCCCAGGAGGAGTTCACATCTTGCTTTGGCGCGCTTCTTCCCTGTTTTACCTCCCACTTTTTTTCCAACTGttatttttttacagaaaattttaaagcaaaaaaacaacaagaagcagaaaaaaaaactttcaacctTCTACCCACTGCAATTAGTAGGGCGTGCTCCCTTCCAGCCTTTTAAGGATTTCTTTTAAGTGCCCTTTTTAAAGGACAAGAGCCATCATTGAGGTCAATTCGCTATTCGCAATCACTGTGTCCACAAAGCACCCTCACCGGGGGTCTGTGGCCCCAGGATCTGTGACGGTGTCTGTATGGTACCAACACAGCAGCCCCAGCTGGGCTGCCCGGCCTCTGAACGGTGGCCGTGGGGCCATGGGACTGAAGTTAAGTCTAGGTTGGCGCTGTGGCCCCCCAGCCCAGGTCCCCGACTCCCGCCTGTGCCCACCGCCCGCACCCCCACCGCCCTCCCTGACTTGCACCCCATCTTCTCCCCCCAGCCGTCCCACCACCACCGGCCCGTCCTGCCGACGGGAAGTCTTCCGCGTCTTGCCGTTTTCTGCCCTCGGACTGcctaacagagaaaaagaaaaattggaccCGCATGTTAAgacagatttttattatttttatttttgtcccttGCCTTCCTCTCCCTTTTTGTACTCTCCAACGGCCCCCAGACCCTTCTGAAACAGAGCCAGCAAGCTGTGAACACAGACCAGCACTGATCTCCCCCCTACCCCGCAAAATCCCAGTCACTGAAGGATCTCCGAGAATATCCCAGGGTTGGGGCGGTTCTCCAGCTGCCCTCCAGGAAGCAGCTGGTTTTGTATCCAGTCATGGTGGGGTGCCTGTGGCCTGCACCCCCCTCCGTCTGTCCTCGGGGGCCTCCGCAGTGGGTGGGAAACCCTCTCCGAGTCGGCCCTCCCTGCTTGGAGAAGCTCACTGCCAGGCACGGTCTGGGGACCAGCATCCACTAGGCCTCAGACCGCGGATTCTTGCACGAGGAATAATCTAGTTGCAGATTCCATGAGGCAACTTCCGTTACCCTGCACCCTGGCACCCTAGTGTGGGAGCAGGAGGGCGTGCGCCCTGGTGCACAGGGTCAGTTTCCGGGACTTTCTGCCACTCAGGCACTTTGTTGGATGTCTGATCTCTGCTCCTCTTTTCCCAGTACTCAATGACTGCCAGACCGCAAGGGGCAGGACAGTGACCTTTTGGCCTGGCCTCCAGCCCTTCCTAGCCTGTTTGTCCCACCCAGCCCACTGCCCTCTGCCCCTAGGCGGTCGTGCCAGCGCATCGCATCTGGGTCCTCGACAGGCTCTCCCCTCCTGTTCTGGGGCTGGAGGCCAGCAGGGACCCGGTGCCCCACCCCGGCCTCAGCCTGAGATTGtccagcagccaccagagctgCTGCTGGGAGAGCAGGCACACAAGCCGGAGCCAGGCAGCCTGCCCAGAGCGCAAGGCCACTGCAGGCAACCTGCCGCCCTGCTCGGAGGGGACCGGGGAGGAGGATATACTGGCTCTGTGGCCGCAGCACTGGCGACGAGTGGTCCGGGGCTCCCTGGGGGTCTCGGGCTGTGGTCCAGGCAGACCAGAACTGTGTGTGGTAGGTAACTAGTAGGGCGCGCACTGTCAGCACCTGCAGTACGTCCTGCGTCCACTGGGATGTGTCCTAACGCAAGTGCTAACCAGGCGACAAGCGTACCGTGCGGGAATAAATAGACGTCATGACCTCTGCTCGGCTCTGCATCAACCTCTCGgcaccccaaccccaccctgaTCTTCCAGAAACCCTGGTGTAGCATTTGCACACCACCCGGGCGCACACCTGTGAGCACTTCCTGTGCTGGGGTCACAGGTGGTTCAGGAAACAGCAAATTCAGAGCTCATCCAGTGCTCCTTCATTCCCTCTCTGTCTCCAGTCACCCCCACTCCAGGGGCCAGCCCAGACGCCGAGGCTCCAGGAGGAGCAGCCAGGGACCCTGTGTGGCAGCTGGGCGTCCCACCGTGAGTTACCCCGTAGCCAGAGCCGCCCCGGGAAACTGCTCAGTGCGGGAGGAGGGGGCTCTCCTGGGCCCCCACCCCACGGTGGTGGACACAGCGCTCCCTAGACATTCCGTGGACGTGGACCCTATTTTGAACACCCATCACGGGCACAGGCAAATGAACCAAGCTTTGTCTCGAGGTCACCAGGCTGGCCAGTGGCAGATCTGGTGCAGCTCACTGGGAACCTCCCATACCCCAGGGAGGGGCAGCCAGAGGACCCCCCTCCCACCAGGAAGGGGTCAGCAGAGGACCCTCCACCAGGGTGGGTGGCCCACTCTGCCTAGGTGAGGAAATGAGTGTGGGCTCTGCAGTCTGTCCCAACTTCCGCAAAGCACAAAAAATCAAAATACGCTTGGCATCAGAGCCACCCCTTCTAATGAGGGTGGGTGAGAGCCGGGGGGGTGGGAGCTGTTCAGCGGGGATGTCTCCCAGGTAACCCTTCCCGAGGGGCCACTGGGCAACGTCCGGGGCATCTGATCACCACCAGGGGTGCTCCTGGCATCAAATGGGTGGTggcctgggaggctgctgctCAGCCCCCACGGTGCCCAGGGGGTCCCCAACAGAGAGCAACCAGCTCCATGTCAGCAGTGCTAAGGGACACACCATTCAGAAGAGTGGGCAGGTGTGGAGTTGGGAGGCTGAGCAGGGGACAAAGCCCCTGGGACACGGAAGGGATTTGGAGCAGGAGGGTGACATGGCCTGTTCCATTTTTTGGAAGGCACATGCTGAGAGCCTGGTCAAGGACACACCAGTGGGGTGATGGGCCACAGGAGGGGCTCCCGTCTGCGGGACCGGCCGCACCCAGAGCCACTGTGCCAGAGGGTGGAAGTCAGGCCTGTCCGTGAAGGTGGCCTTGTAGGGAGTCCTTTTCCACACACGGCTTTCGTTTGAGGACCAGGAAGGACGCTGGGCGGTATGTTCATGATCAGAGAAACGAGCCAGCGGGACATGTACAGAGATTTATTCTAAGGAGCTGGCTCCCGTGACGGTGGGGCTGCCAGGTCTCCAGActgcagtcagcaagctggagaccccGGGAGGCCACGTGTTCCCCGCTGGAGACCAGCAGACTCCACACCCAGGAAGCACTGATGTTTCAGTCCAAGTCCAAAGGTAGGAAAAGACCAGAAAAAAGAGGGCAGGAGGTCAGGATCAGAGAGAGAGATAGGCTCAGTCCTGCCAGCCATGCAGACAGAGGAGGGGCCCCAAGCCGAGGCCACAgtgcctctggaagctggaaaaggtgaCATGGTTCTCCTGGCGCCCCTGGAGGAGCCGGCCCTGCCCTCTGGATTCAGTCCCATGAGACTCGTATGGCCTTCAGACCCCGGAACTGTGAGCAAGTCCGTTGTGATCTGCTAAACTGGAGGTAACGCGCTACAGTGGCCATGGGTCACGAATACATGCATCTGAAGTGTTCGGCCTGCTGTGGCCATACGGTCCCCCGAGGCTCAGCTGCATACATTCCTTGCCCACTAACTTCCAGTTGCACTCCGCGTGGGAGGACATCTGTGTGGCTGAGAGAGTTTGCAAGGATGGATTCCAATCACGAGGCCCGAGGGTGTTGCCCGGGCACTGCCTTCATTCCCAGGTGGGGACCTGGATCATCTCGGAAGCCCTGCACTGGACTGGGTGTGTGTCTCCCACGGCTGTGTACATTTGGTGGCTTTAACAGCACATGTTATCTCACGGGTCCAGAGGCCGGAAATCCAATCCCAGTTTCACTAGGTGAAAACCCAGGTGTGGACAGGACTGGTTCCAGGGAACCACTGACCCCTGGCacttccagcttctagaaccACCGCACTGATACAGTAAATGCATTTACAGACTTCTCCAGCTACATGCCTAAGGAAATGATTCCtttcaaaaaacataaaatgcacGTAACATAAAGTTTGCCATTTAACAatgtatacagttcagtggctctCAGTACATTCACCCTTGTGCAACCAGCGACTGTCCATGCCGTCACCCCTAAAAGAAGCGTGTGGCCTGTGTCTGCATCTCTCCCCGAGCACCATGTGTTCAGGTTCCATTCACGTTGCATCCTGTGATCAGGacatcattctttttcatggctgaataatacagGAACTGGGTCTCAACCCTGCCTAAACGTGTGACTGTGGTGCTCTTAGGAACTActcataaaatgttttaaaggtaATGTTGAAATAGTGCGGGTACATTAACATGCCTTCCTCATACAAGCCACcatttttttgagcacctactgtgtgccaggcatgttaGTACCTTCTCTCCCGTTCTTTGGAGTGGGGATTTTCATCCTGAATCCACAGGCCCAGATGGAGAGCCTGTTTGCTTGCTGATCCATCCCCTTCATCACGTCAAATCCCAATAAAATCTTAGTATTAGTTAGGCTGCAAATCACCACAAACTCGGTGGCTTCAAACAGCACAGTGATTACTTCCCAGGGTCTCCGGGTCAGAAACCCAGGTGTGCCCAGCTGAGTCCTCTGATTGGGGTCTCCCCAGGCTGCGATCCGGGAGCCTGGCAGGGCTGTGTCCTCTTGTGAGGCCTGATGGGGGAGGATCTGCTCCGGGGCCCACCCAGGTTGCGGGGAGCTCCGATCTCACAGCTGTACGACTGGGCTTCAAGCACCCTTCGGACTAGGCTGGAGATTGCTCCCTGTCGCCAAGCCTCCAGTGTCCTACCCCccggggctgctgtaacaaactactACACGCAGCCCTTCATAGTGCTGCATGCCAGAAGCATGAAGTCAGTTTTTCAGGCCCCAAATCGAGGTGTCACAGGGACACACTCCCTCCGGCGGCTTCAGGGAAGAAGCTGTCCTTCGTCAACTTCTGGGGGCTGTCAGCCTCCCTCGGCTTGTGGCCAAATCCCTTCCGTCTCCGTGTCCATGGTCACATAGCTTCTCCCCCTGCTTGTCAGACCCCGCCCCCGCCTCCCTCCGAGGAAGACCTAGATGACGCTGGACCACCCAGTCATCCAGGATCCTCTCCCATCTCAACGTCTTCAGTGacacctgcaaagtcccttttgccatgggTGGTGACATACTCACAGGCTCTGGAGATGAGGACGTGGACGTCCCTGGGGTGGAGTATTTAGTTCTCCATAGTTCCCAATACGGCTGCTTGCTTCGAAGGGGTGAGAGAGTGTGGAGGGAGCCGGCTGGCACGACAGAGCCTTAGGTGGCACACTGATGGCGGGAATGGGCTCTCACCGCCTCTCCCTCGTTTTCTTGGTTAGAAATGAGTCGCAGGTCCCCCTCTCCCCTGCACCCAACAAACAGAAGGGGTTACAGGGCGTGGCTGCCAGGAAGTGGGGGTGTCTGGGGCACCCTAGAGCGTGTCCACCACAGGCTTGAGCTTCGCCGAATCTTCTGGCTGGCTGTCTCTGCCACCAGCCATAAGGGACCTGATCGCCTAGCTTTGCGGCCTCTGTGAAGGGGGCTGTCGCATTCAAAGGTCCGCATGGAAAGGCAGTTGCGAGTGGCTGGATCCGGGATCTGGCAGAAATCTCGGTGCCTTTGGTgagcccccacccacccattaTCTCCACATGGGGCCCCATTAGTGACAATCAGTTCAAATGGTAATTCTTCAGAAAGAGAGAAACCCTCAGCGTCACACTTAGGTCCAAAAACCTTCTGGGAAGTGCTTTTGACAAAATCTAAATGTTCTGTGGTTAAGCTGACCCTGCTGCCTACTTGTCTGGATCAGCAAGGAGGGATCGGTGGCCCCAGCTCAGAGGGGGGATCAAGTGGTCCCCACCTGCCCCTTGAAATCATCTGAGGACCTTTAAAACTGATAGCTGCGTCCCACCCCTGTAGATTCGGACTGAACTCAACAGGGGCAATCCTAGCTCCCCAGGGGCCACTAGGGGATATCAGGGGACATTTTTGGTATCAGAACTGAGGGGCATTCCTGGCATCAAGTGCATGGGGGCCAAGGATGCCACTCAACCTCCCACACATTCGAGAACCCAGTGATTCTGGTGCACCTGTTTGGAGAGCCCTGCTTGGAGAAGTACGGGTGGGCACCTGAACATGAGCTCGCTGTTCCAAAAGCATCTGCATGTCCTTCTTAGGTCTCGCCTGATATTCTCCATCCGTTCCTCCTAACCTACGTGTTCAGGAAGGAtccagaaactttctgttttggaacCACTAGCAGAGTGGGGAAGAGGGGGGCGGGGAAAGGAGTAATTGTAACATCTCATCCCAGAAGCTGGCAGCTTCTCTATGTGACTCGATGAGAAGCATGTCATGGGGGATGACTGCTTGGTCCCACACAAGTTAGAAATAGGGTATTTCTGAATATTTCTGTCAGAGGTGCACCGAGGAAAGAAGAAAGCCA contains the following coding sequences:
- the SGTA gene encoding small glutamine-rich tetratricopeptide repeat-containing protein alpha, which encodes MDNKKRLAYAIIRFLHDQLRHGGLSSDAQESLEVAIQCLETAFGVTVEDSDLALPQTLPEIFEAAATGKETPRDLRNPEPSPPSEEDSAEAERLKTEGNEQMKVENFEAAVHFYGKAIELNPANAVYYCNRAAAYSKLGNYAGAVQDCERAICIDPSYSKAYGRMGLALSSLNRHAEAVAHYKKALELDPSNETYKSNLQIAELKLREMPSPTGGVGSLDIAGLLNNPGFMSMASNLMNNPQVQQLMSGMVSGGHNPLGTPGTSPSQNDLASLIQAGQQFAQQMQQQNPELIEQLRSQIRSRTPSASNDDQQE